From the genome of Chloroherpetonaceae bacterium:
GCTTAAACTTGCCCAGCGCAAAAGAAGTGGCTGCAGCAGCAGAAGTCGGCTTTGAGGCACTCTACGAGCAAACTTCTCAGCCACTTCTGCGCAGCACTGGCAAGGAGAGCTTTGAGGCGATGCAAATCCTGCAAAAGCTGGATATAAGGTCATATCGACCAGAATTTGGAGCCATCTATCCACGCACGCCGCTCGGCAAGAGCTTAGAGCAAATCGCACAGCTGATTAAAGCCGATGTTGGCGTAGAAATTGCATTTGCTGAATCAACAGGTTGGGATACGCACACGCAGCAAGGCACAGTGCGAGGACGCTTCGCCCAACAAGCACGCGACCTGTCACAGTCTATTGCAGCATTCTGGACAGACCTTCGGCGCTATCAAGACCGTATCACGCTGCTCACCATGACGGAGTTTGGGAGAACGCTCGCCGAAAATGGCTCTGGCGGCACAGACCACGGACGCGCTTCCTGCCTATTTGTGCTCTCAGCCTTAGCCGATGGCGGAAAAGTGCACGGCACAGTGCCAACACTTGCACCTGAAAACTTAGAAGATGGGCGCGACTTGCCCGTTACCACAGACTTTCGCTCTGTTTTTGCCGAAGTAGCAGGCACGGTGTTCGGCATAAAGGACGACACAAAGATTTTTCCAACTTGGACAGGCAAGCGAATACCGCTGATGAAAAGCTAAATGAGGCGACAACGGTAAAATATCGTGCAGTAAGGTGCATCAAGCAGCACTGCGCGCTGACTGACGGCAATTAGGAAAGAGAACTTAAACAACCACCTAAACCGAAAGACAATGAAACACTTAACTTGGAAATCGCTATGGCTGGCAGCCTGCATAGCCCTGAGCGTCGGAATAGAAGCAAAAGCACAAGAGCGCGGCAGTGAAAGGCCGTTGCTCCCACTCCTTCCTACACTTGAAGAATTGCGCACGCGCTTAAATCTCTCGCCTGAGCAAGAGGCAAAAATCAAAGCAATTTTGGAAGAAACC
Proteins encoded in this window:
- a CDS encoding DUF1501 domain-containing protein; amino-acid sequence: MLTRRAFLKTTGLALLSIGWDSTPLFLKRAVAAVSSSMPRRVLVTIFQRGGMDGVMAVTPYTDSYVQQLRPHLALALPDKSSDALLDLDGRFGLHPAFQPLLPFFKERQLAIVHGVGSPNPTRSHFDQQDYMESGTPERKGTPDGWLNRLARELSKETTPFRAVALTRILPRALYGAAPALAIPSLAEFGLNLPSAKEVAAAAEVGFEALYEQTSQPLLRSTGKESFEAMQILQKLDIRSYRPEFGAIYPRTPLGKSLEQIAQLIKADVGVEIAFAESTGWDTHTQQGTVRGRFAQQARDLSQSIAAFWTDLRRYQDRITLLTMTEFGRTLAENGSGGTDHGRASCLFVLSALADGGKVHGTVPTLAPENLEDGRDLPVTTDFRSVFAEVAGTVFGIKDDTKIFPTWTGKRIPLMKS